A window of the Gemmatirosa kalamazoonensis genome harbors these coding sequences:
- a CDS encoding DUF418 domain-containing protein yields MPLHTTRPPRSAGYTPASDSAPPLPTRVGPLAASERLAFVDALRGVAILGVLVAYTMWNLGSPPPETWTSAERAVDTVLSILVDAKFLTMFAFLFGVGTAQHWRRVESHGWDPTAVHVRRMLFLLAVGILHAALLRNGDILANYAILGLLLLVARRWPARRIVGAAVVLAMVPYAVELALRAAHWRLAQRPVAVPDVSWRHYWADNLAWLRYWYVTSPWLSWPRILAVMLVGVLADRARFLTRLAADRRLALRTLAVALPAAIASRAAVALLPAWWGPGHASAARDIVLNQTYWISAWSLTATYVAAFALLLRRPAWSARLAWLRAVGRMAFTNYLLQAVLVVPACLALGLFDAVTPTRGVLLALGVASVEIPLSVWWLRRFRYGPVEWLWRRATYGARF; encoded by the coding sequence ATGCCTCTCCACACGACACGTCCGCCGCGATCCGCGGGCTACACCCCCGCGTCGGACTCCGCACCGCCCCTCCCGACGCGCGTCGGGCCGCTCGCCGCGTCGGAGCGGCTCGCGTTCGTCGACGCGCTGCGCGGCGTCGCGATCCTCGGCGTCCTCGTCGCGTACACGATGTGGAACCTCGGCTCACCGCCGCCCGAGACGTGGACCTCGGCGGAGCGCGCCGTGGACACGGTGTTGAGCATCCTCGTCGACGCGAAGTTCCTGACGATGTTCGCGTTCCTGTTCGGCGTCGGCACGGCGCAGCACTGGCGGCGCGTCGAGTCGCACGGGTGGGATCCGACGGCGGTGCACGTGCGGCGCATGCTGTTCCTGCTGGCCGTCGGGATCCTGCACGCCGCGCTGCTGCGCAACGGCGACATCCTCGCGAACTACGCGATCCTCGGGCTCCTGCTGCTCGTCGCGCGCCGGTGGCCGGCGCGTCGGATCGTCGGTGCGGCGGTGGTGCTCGCGATGGTGCCGTACGCGGTGGAGCTCGCGCTGCGCGCCGCACACTGGCGTCTCGCCCAGCGACCCGTCGCGGTACCGGACGTGTCGTGGCGCCACTACTGGGCCGACAATCTCGCGTGGCTCCGGTACTGGTACGTGACGTCGCCGTGGCTGTCGTGGCCGCGGATCCTGGCGGTCATGCTCGTCGGGGTGCTCGCCGACCGCGCGCGGTTCCTCACGCGTCTCGCCGCCGACCGGCGGCTGGCGCTGCGCACGCTCGCCGTCGCGCTGCCGGCGGCGATCGCGAGCCGCGCCGCCGTGGCGCTGCTCCCGGCGTGGTGGGGGCCGGGGCACGCGTCGGCCGCGCGCGACATCGTGCTGAACCAGACGTACTGGATCTCGGCGTGGAGCCTAACGGCGACGTACGTCGCGGCGTTCGCGTTGCTGCTCCGGCGCCCCGCGTGGTCGGCGCGGCTCGCGTGGCTCCGCGCCGTCGGACGGATGGCGTTCACGAACTACCTGCTGCAGGCGGTGCTCGTCGTGCCGGCGTGCCTGGCGTTAGGCCTGTTCGACGCCGTGACGCCGACGCGCGGCGTGCTGCTCGCCCTAGGCGTCGCATCGGTCGAGATCCCGCTCAGCGTGTGGTGGCTGCGGCGGTTCCGGTACGGGCCGGTGGAGTGGCTGTGGCGACGCGCGACGTACGGGGCGCGCTTCTGA
- a CDS encoding PD40 domain-containing protein produces MRLRTSLQIGRLALRGARLTALLLCLVAAMGAARRGVRSLRAANTAPSYSGVLTFSSPGNGDPFHPATILDMDLATGDVTVRFNGLDGSVARSGETAFLQRVGGGLYADHAVVVADARGVPGPPLFVCREFRWSDNRVCRTPKVAPNGRLVAFSAMGGGGTVCRDNYDMYFGSFVIVRDRRGAELARYEGFYDPEWMPDGRLLMMGSGCRNAGVWVTDAALRGPSRVDGGQVATPASAPVVSPDGRRLAFVWNQQLWAMPLVGRPELTQLTRLGKSVTAGAWSPDGQSMAAVTYDVSMPMRLVVLFRPGDPQSAVVRQLSVYPYGPLSWR; encoded by the coding sequence ATGAGACTCCGGACCTCGCTCCAGATCGGCCGGCTCGCGCTGCGCGGCGCGCGCCTCACCGCGCTCCTCCTCTGCCTCGTCGCCGCGATGGGCGCGGCGCGACGCGGCGTCCGCTCGCTCCGCGCGGCGAACACCGCGCCGTCGTACTCGGGTGTGCTCACGTTCTCGTCGCCCGGCAACGGCGACCCGTTCCACCCGGCGACGATCCTCGACATGGACCTCGCCACCGGCGACGTGACGGTCCGCTTCAATGGGCTCGACGGATCGGTCGCGCGATCCGGCGAGACGGCGTTCCTGCAGCGCGTCGGCGGTGGCCTGTACGCCGACCACGCGGTCGTCGTCGCCGACGCGCGCGGCGTGCCCGGCCCGCCGCTGTTCGTGTGCCGCGAGTTCCGGTGGAGCGACAACCGGGTGTGCCGCACGCCGAAGGTGGCGCCGAACGGCCGGCTCGTGGCGTTCAGCGCGATGGGCGGCGGCGGCACCGTGTGCCGCGACAACTACGACATGTACTTCGGGTCGTTCGTCATCGTGCGCGATCGGCGCGGCGCCGAGCTCGCGCGGTACGAGGGGTTCTACGACCCCGAATGGATGCCCGACGGCCGGCTGCTGATGATGGGCAGCGGATGCCGCAACGCCGGCGTGTGGGTCACCGACGCGGCGCTGCGCGGGCCGTCGCGCGTCGACGGCGGGCAGGTGGCCACGCCGGCGAGCGCGCCGGTCGTGAGCCCCGACGGACGCCGGCTCGCGTTCGTGTGGAACCAGCAGCTGTGGGCGATGCCGCTCGTCGGACGCCCCGAGCTGACGCAGCTCACGCGGCTCGGCAAGTCGGTCACCGCCGGCGCGTGGTCGCCGGACGGCCAGTCGATGGCCGCGGTGACGTACGACGTCTCCATGCCCATGCGCCTGGTCGTGCTGTTCCGGCCGGGCGACCCGCAGTCGGCGGTGGTCCGCCAGCTCTCCGTCTACCCCTACGGGCCGCTCTCGTGGCGTTAG